A region of the Pseudomonas anguilliseptica genome:
TGCTGCTCGACCCGCCAGCAGCGGATTCGTAACAGCCGCGTCATGCCGCTGTAACCCGCTCAATGCAGACTGCGCTGGTGCTGGTCTAGCCCACCCACCTTTCGATCATTTTCGCAGTTAACGGTGACTGGAAGACTGGCCATTCCCCTACCCGGAGGCCACCCCATGCATCGCTGCCTGTTGCCACTGCTGTGTTTCAGTACGTTTGCCCTATCCGCCCCGACCTTTGCCCAGGCAAACCCGGATGAGCAGTTCAAACTGCTAGCGCATAACGTGTTCCTGCTGCCCAGCACGATAAAACCGGGTTGGGGCCAGCAACAGCGCGCGGCGCTGATCGCGGAGGCGGCGTATATCCAGGGCCAGGATGCTGTCATTCTCAACGAACTGTTCGATAACCCGGCGTCGAATATTCTGCTCAATGGTTTGCAAAGCCATTACCCATTCCAGACCCCCGTGCTCGGTCGCAGCCGCACAGGCTGGGATGCGACCCTAGGGATCCTCTGAAGTAGCCATGCGTTTCAGGCCGACTTCAGCCTCCGCTGATTTTGAAAGCGGAAAATCGATCAAAAACGATCATATCATCCGCTTATTTTTGTGTTTTTAGCCGCCGCGAGCACCTCGCGGCGGCTATTGCCCATATTACGGGCGCACCTCTCCTGCAGTTGCCAGTAAATGTCTGCGTGCCATCCACAGGTTCGACAGCGCAAACAGCGTGACCAACTGCGCCGTGTTCTTGGCCAGGCCGCGGAAGCGCGTCTTCACATAGCCGAACTGCCGCTTGATCACCCGAAACGGGTGCTCGACCTTGGCGCGCACCTGGGCTTTGGCCTTCTCGATCTTGCGCTTGGCTTTGTATAGCGCGCTGCGCTTATCGAGTTTCTTGTAGGTGCTGCGGCGTGCCGCCACCTGCCAGATAACCTTCCGACCCTCATGCTCCGGACGCTTTTCCACACCGGTGTAACCTGCGTCGGTACAAACCACGTTCTCGTCGCCATGCAGCAGCTTATCCACCTGGGTGACGTCCGCCACGTTGGCCGCCGTGCCCACCACGCTGTGCACCAGTCCAGACTTGTCATCCACACCGATGTGGGCCTTCATGCCGAAGTAGTACTGGTTGCCCTTCTTGGTCTGGTGCATCTCCGGGTCGCGTTTACCGTCTTTGTTTTTGGTCGAGCTGGGCGCATTGATCAACGTCGCATCGACGATGGTGCCCTGGCGCAGGGACAGGCCGCGATCCCCCAGGTAGCCGTTGATCACAGCCAAGATGCCAGCCGCCAGTTCGTTTTTTTCCAGTACGCGACGGAAGTTGAGGATGGTGGTTTCGTCAGGGATACGCTCCAGGCTCAACCCGGCGAACTGCCGCAGAATGGTCGTTTCGTACAGCGCCTCTTCCATCGCAGGATCGCTGTAACCGAGCCAGTTTTGCATCAGATGAACACGCAGCATCGCCATCAACGGGTACGCCGGGCGACCGCCTTCACCCTTGGGGTAATGTGGATCGATCAGGGCAATCAAGCCCTTCCACGGCACCACCCGATCCATCTCGATCAGGAACAACTCTTTGCGGGTCTGCTTGCGCTTGCCGGCGTACTCGGCATCGGCGAAGGTCATCTGCTTCATCGGAAAACTCGGTGGGTGGCGTCCGGGCATTTTGCCAAAATCAGGAAGACTTATTCAGAGTTTCCTTAGCTGGAGTTGCACCAGGTTTCGTAACCACTCGATGGGGGATGCCTCTGGCCGGCTCCGGTCTCGACCGGCAGTCGTCGCCCCATCACAGCCAGTGGAAAGCAGCTGGAAACGGCCAAAACAGTCATCGCCCGTCTGCATATAAACAAGCAAATCGCTAAAAGTCTTTCCACAAACACCAAGAACAAGACTTCGAAGCCAGCGATGAGCCGGATCAACTTGCCCTTGGCGCGGTAGCTGTATTGAGCTTGGTCGCTGCCCAGCTAAGTACCTTGCAAGGCTGACAGGCGCACAACTCCGCCAAACCTTAAACTGTATGTCACAAGCCGGCGAGCGCCCAGCCGGCCAGCAATGGCAAGAGTACGGCGCTGATTACACCGAGCAGGCTCATGCCTAGAGCGGCAAAGGCACCACACTCGGAGCCTTCCTCCAGCGCCCGTGCGGTGCCAATTGCGTGAGCATTGATGCCGTAGCTCAACCCACGCGCCGCCGGGTGAGTGACCTTGAACACGCCCAGCAACCAAGGCCCCAATGCCGTACCAATTACACCGCTGCCAGGGAAGCAAGGCCGCCGAGTTGCTCCGCCGCCAGCATGGCAAAGGGCATGGTCACCGACTTACCCGATAGGCTCGCCAGTACTGGAAGTTGTGCACCCATTGCATGGGCAATCAGCAGCGTCAGCGTAACCGTCAACGAGCCGCCGACCAGTACAGTCAGCGGCACCGGCCAGGCCAGCAGGCGGATGCGTTTGATGTTGTTGTACAAGGGGACGGCCAGGCACTGCATCATCCAGCCGCACAACGGCAACGTGACCAGTAACGACAGACACAACGCAGTGAGAATGGCCGGCAGGTCAGCAAGCAGTGCATCGCTGGCCAGCATGATTCCCGCAGCGGGCACGACAAACAGCAACGGCAGGTACTGCAACAGGGTGCTGCTTGCCTGGCTCAGCGGCTCACTGACCTGCCCGCGCAGCAGCAGATAGGCAAACAACAGCAGTAGGCCAATCACGCTACCCGGCAGCGCGGGTAGCAACAGCTCACAGACAAGACTGCCGGATATTTGCAGGAGGACCAGCCAGGTAAGGCCTTTGAGCATCATCCTTGGCTGCCTTCAGCTCGCCGACGAAACAAAGGGCGCGGCTCTATCGCTGAGCGACCGTACAACACACTCATGCCCGCCAAGCCTTTAAGCGCCTCTTCGACCGACTTGTCCTTACGCACGGCAAACGCATCGAAACCGCATTGGCGCATATGACTGAGCTGGTCTCGCAGTACATCGCCTACCGCGCGCAATTCACCCTGCCAGCTCAGTCGCGTACGCAACAAATAAGCCTGACTGTAGCCACGGCCGTCACGAAAGCTGGGGAAGTCGATAGCGATCAACGGCACGATCGGCAGATGAGTTTGCAGGCTCTCCACGTCATCATCCGGCGCGAGGCAAACGCCCTCTAGACTGAAACGCTCACCCCGTAAAACGCTCTCGTCCTGCCGTTCAAACCAAGTACTCAGCGGCAAGATCAGCGGCGTGGCCGAATGAGCCGCAAGGTTGTCAGCCAATAAGCACCAAGGGTCGTTCTCGACGATGCTCGGCACACCATCAATCAGCCTGATCAAATTGTTCATGCGCTCACCTGCTGCTTGCGATAGACCTGTTCCTTGAACGGCTCCAGGCCGATTCGCTGCACGGTATCGACAAAGCACTCCTCGGCTTCACGGTAATCGGTGAAGGTGCGTAGGGATGGTCTGAAGTAGCCCTGTATTTCCGGTCAACTTCAGCCTCCGCTGATTTTGAAAGCGGAAAACTGATCAAAAACGATCAAGTCATCCGCTCATTTCGGTGTTTCTGGCCGCCGCGAGCACCTCGCAGCGGTCATTTCCCACATTACAGGCGCACCTCTCCTGCATTCGTCAGCAAATGTCGACGGGCCATCCACAGGTTCGACAGGGCGAACAGCGTTACCAGTTGTGCGGTGTTTTTGGCCAGGCCACGGAAGCGCGTCTTCACATAACCGAACTGGCGCTTGATCACGCGAAACGGATGCTCGACCTTGGCGCGCACTTGGGCTTTGGCCTTCTCGATCTTGCGCTTGGCTTTGTATAACCCGCTGCGCTTATCGAGCTTCCTGTAGGTGCTGCGGCGTGCCGCCACCTGCCAGATTACCT
Encoded here:
- a CDS encoding DUF934 domain-containing protein; the protein is MNNLIRLIDGVPSIVENDPWCLLADNLAAHSATPLILPLSTWFERQDESVLRGERFSLEGVCLAPDDDVESLQTHLPIVPLIAIDFPSFRDGRGYSQAYLLRTRLSWQGELRAVGDVLRDQLSHMRQCGFDAFAVRKDKSVEEALKGLAGMSVLYGRSAIEPRPLFRRRAEGSQG
- a CDS encoding IS5 family transposase; translated protein: MKQMTFADAEYAGKRKQTRKELFLIEMDRVVPWKGLIALIDPHYPKGEGGRPAYPLMAMLRVHLMQNWLGYSDPAMEEALYETTILRQFAGLSLERIPDETTILNFRRVLEKNELAAGILAVINGYLGDRGLSLRQGTIVDATLINAPSSTKNKDGKRDPEMHQTKKGNQYYFGMKAHIGVDDKSGLVHSVVGTAANVADVTQVDKLLHGDENVVCTDAGYTGVEKRPEHEGRKVIWQVAARRSTYKKLDKRSALYKAKRKIEKAKAQVRAKVEHPFRVIKRQFGYVKTRFRGLAKNTAQLVTLFALSNLWMARRHLLATAGEVRP